A single window of Nicotiana sylvestris chromosome 3, ASM39365v2, whole genome shotgun sequence DNA harbors:
- the LOC104215686 gene encoding LRR receptor-like serine/threonine-protein kinase GSO2 gives MGNFHLSHLLLFLTTLSVVLALSSPDGQSDAYWLLRIKSNFVDPYGILENWSEGTSICTWNGVACANDQSHIVSLNLSSSGLEGSISPELAHLTSLRVIDLSDNFLNGTIPLELGELHNLEELLLFSNFLTGEIPVEIGNLRKLQVLRIGANMLTGQLIPEIGDLSELRVLALAYCQFSGKIPNEIGNLKHLKNLDLQQNSLTGPIPESIGGCKNLQNFAASNNRIRGRIPASISQLESLEILNLANNSISGSISVELRHLSNLKYLNLYGNDLEGEIPFELNQLVQLEKLDLSNNNLSGTISLLNTQLKNLQTLALSGNLLTGSIPSNFCLHGSSLSLLILAENKLSGSFPLELLNCTSLRQLDLSSNNFGGMLPRGIDRLENLTDLLLNNNSFTGTIPPEIGNLTNLEDLYLFHNMHSGGIPVEIGKLQRLSELYLYENQLSGSIPIELTNCSSLTSVDFFGNQFSGSIPTTIGRLKNLVILQLRQNELSGPIPPSLGYCSKLQKLALADNKLSGSIPPTFRFLSELDLITLYNNSFEGPLPESLSLLKNLSIINFSHNKFSGSISPLASSHSLTVLDLTNNSFSGPIPSELALSKNLTRLRLANNFFTGELPSELGQLEDLRFLDLSFNNLTGDLVPSFSGLKNLGHFLLSSNQFSGKIPTWLGVIEGLGELDLSFNNFTGTVPEELGNCPRLLKLSLSSNKLSGNIPPELGNLTSLNVLDLQSNNLSGSIPSTLQQCKKLYELRLSENNLSGSIPYEIGTLSELQVILDLSKNHLSGEIPSSLGNLVKLERLNLSFNQLEGKVPPSLEKLSSLHRLNLSYNHFQGQIPSTFSGFPLSSFTGNNKLCGPPLLSCSELKGQETKRLSNAGVVGITVAIVLTATVICMVLLYIMLRIWCNWRKVTISCSETGGFEKKKEEGNWVYGEEFKSGSKYWNVNNMSPVKSPYKEKQISTGTCMFNLSKSSSDRSERPLV, from the coding sequence ATGGGAAACTTTCATCTTTCTCatcttttgcttttcttgacAACACTTAGTGTTGTTTTAGCTCTTTCTTCTCCAGATGGCCAATCTGATGCTTATTGGCTTTTAAGAATAAAGTCAAATTTTGTTGATCCATATGGAATTCTTGAAAACTGGTCTGAAGGAACAAGCATATGTACCTGGAATGGAGTGGCATGTGCAAATGATCAATCTCATATAGTGAGCCTGAATCTTTCTTCTTCAGGACTAGAAGGTTCAATATCTCCAGAACTCGCGCATCTCACTTCTCTACGAGTGATTGATTTATCAGACAATTTTCTTAATGGAACAATCCCTCTTGAATTAGGAGAGCTTCATAACTTGGAGGAATTACttcttttttccaattttctcacaGGTGAAATTCCTGTAGAGATTGGTAATCTGAGAAAGCTGCAAGTTCTTAGAATTGGAGCCAATATGTTGACAGGTCAATTGATACCAGAAATTGGTGACTTGTCCGAGTTGAGAGTCCTGGCTCTTGCTTATTGCCAGTTCAGTGGAAAGATACCAAATGAGATTGGTAATCTAAAACATCTGAAAAATCTTGACTTGCAGCAAAACAGTCTTACTGGCCCCATTCCAGAATCAATTGGCGGCTGCAAAAATCTTCAAAATTTTGCAGCATCAAACAACAGGATTAGGGGACGGATTCCTGCCTCAATCAGTCAGCTTGAATCGCTCGAAATCCTGAACCTGGCCAACAACAGCATTTCTGGTTCAATTTCTGTTGAGCTGAGACATCTTTCCAATTTGAAGTACTTAAACTTGTATGGCAATGATTTGGAGGGCGAAATTCCTTTCGAGCTTAACCAGTTGGTTCAGCTTGAGAAATTGGATTTATCAAACAACAATCTTTCAGGAACCATATCTCTTCTCAACACTCAGCTGAAGAATCTTCAGACTTTAGCTCTCTCTGGAAACTTGTTAACAGGAAGCATCCCGAGTAACTTCTGCCTCCACGGTTCAAGCTTAAGCCTACTTATTCTGGCTGAGAATAAGCTATCCGGAAGCTTCCCCTTGGAGCTACTAAATTGCACGTCCCTACGACAACTGGATCTTTCCAGTAACAACTTTGGAGGAATGCTGCCACGAGGCATCGACAGGCTAGAAAATCTCACTGATCTCCTGCTCAACAATAACAGCTTTACTGGAACTATACCGCCTGAAATTGGAAACTTGACTAACCTGGAAGATTTATACCTGTTTCATAACATGCATTCTGGTggaattccagttgaaataggaaaGCTTCAGAGGCTGAGTGAACTGTACCTCTATGAAAACCAGTTGTCAGGAAGTATACCAATAGAGTTGACAAACTGCTCCAGCTTAACGAGCGTTGATTTCTTTGGTAATCAATTTTCAGGCTCTATTCCTACTACCATTGGCAGGCTTAAGAATCTTGTTATTCTTCAGCTGAGGCAGAATGAGTTGTCCGGTCCAATCCCGCCAAGCTTAGGCTACTGCAGTAAGCTTCAAAAACTGGCTTTGGCTGATAACAAACTCTCAGGATCAATTCCACCAACTTTCAGATTTCTCTCAGAACTGGACCTGATTACTCTTTACAACAATTCCTTTGAAGGTCCATTACCTGAATCTCTTTCCCTTTTAAAAAATCTCAGCATTATTAACTTTTCTCATAATAAGTTTAGTGGAAGCATTTCTCCTCTAGCTAGTTCACATTCCTTGACTGTTCTTGACTTAACAAACAACAGCTTCTCTGGTCCTATCCCATCTGAGCTAGCCTTGTCGAAAAACCTAACTCGTCTTCGCCTTGCTAATAATTTTTTCACTGGTGAACTCCCTTCTGAACTTGGACAACTTGAGGATCTCAGGTTCCTTGATTTGTCATTCAACAATTTGACCGGAGATCTAGTACCTTCCTTTTCTGGCCTAAAAAACCTTGGTCATTTTCTCCTCAGCTCTAATCAATTTTCGGGGAAAATCCCCACTTGGTTAGGAGTCATAGAAGGTCTTGGCGAACTTGATCTTTCATTTAACAATTTCACTGGAACAGTTCCAGAAGAACTAGGCAACTGTCCGCGATTGCTCAAACTTTCTCTAAGTAGCAATAAATTATCTGGTAACATACCACCAGAATTGGGAAATCTCACAAGTTTAAATGTCCTGGATCTTCAAAGTAACAATCTTTCTGGTTCCATTCCTTCAACTCTTCAACAATGCAAGAAGCTTTATGAGCTAAGGCTTTCTGAGAATAATCTGAGTGGCTCAATCCCTTATGAAATCGGCACCCTATCCGAGTTACAAGTGATATTAGACCTGAGCAAAAATCACCTTTCTGGTGAAATTCCTTCATCACTTGGAAATCTTGTGAAGTTAGAAAGATTAAATCTTTCATTCAATCAACTTGAAGGAAAAGTCCCACCATCACTTGAAAAGTTATCAAGTTTGCATAGGCTCAATTTATCATACAATCATTTCCAGGGCCAAATTCCTTCCACATTTTCAGGATTTCCACTGAGCTCTTTCACAGGTAATAATAAGTTATGTGGCCCACCGTTATTATCCTGTTCTGAATTAAAGGGACAAGAGACAAAGCGGCTGTCAAATGCTGGTGTTGTAGGGATTACTGTTGCCATTGTGTTAACTGCCACTGTCATATGCATGGTTTTGCTTTATATTATGTTGAGAATCTGGTGCAACTGGAGAAAGGTTACAATTTCATGTTCAGAGACTGGTGGAtttgagaagaaaaaagaagagggaAATTGGGTTTATGGAGAAGAGTTTAAAAGTGGGAGTAAATACTGGAATGTGAACAATATGTCACCAGTTAAATCTCCATATAAAGAGAAGCAAATATCTACAGGAACATGCATGTTTAACCTTAGCAAGAGTTCATCAGATAGATCGGAAAGACCATTAGTTTGA